The following proteins are encoded in a genomic region of Opitutus sp.:
- a CDS encoding glycogen/starch/alpha-glucan phosphorylase, with the protein MPAPKKTKSTAASSTAPIATANGASSPPSSRVADTPVSSLSQAIVRNLNFTLARDHTTATPRDWWIATSLAVREHILARLIRTQGEHNKHNARRLYYFSLEYLMGRLFENNLYNTGLYDEARASLKDLGVDWESVRESEVDMGLGNGGLGRLAACFLDSLATLDLPAIGYGIHYEFGLFKQEFVNGHQVEHPDNWMMFGTPWEVVRAEYTTEVKIYGRVEHVFDDHGNSRPRWVDTKTILGVPYDIPIAGYGTATVNLLRLWASRSTEEFDLVAFNSGGYVDAVREKAIGETVSKVLYPNDKTENGKELRLVQQYFFVSCSLRDIIRRHFRLPGNSWANFDAKVAVQLNDTHPAVAVPELLRILIDENNFTWENAWEIVVKTFGYTNHTLLPEALERWGVPLFTRVLPRHTQIIFEINRRLMEKVEAKWPGDNSKKAILSLVEEGGAKSFRMANLAVVGSHAVNGVAALHTELLKKDLFPDFDALYPGKFQNKTNGITPRRWLLDCNPRLSGLITEKLGSPLVWARDLDVLRGLEKFADQADFQKEFMAIKRANKQDLAAVIHDQCGVVVSPDALFDVQIKRLHEYKRQHLNLLHIITLYRRLLQNPSLDIVPRVFIFGAKAAPGYDLAKNIIRAINVIGDRINRDVRIKDKLKVVFLPNYRVSLAERIIPAADLSEQISTAGKEASGTGNMKLALNGALTIGTLDGANVEIGEEVGEDNIFIFGLKVPDVEALDAKGYNPWNYYGDDEELRAVIDWLGSEYFTPGESHAFGSLHHSLLDGGDPYKVLADYRTYVQAHERVDAAYRDKSRWAKMAILNTARVGKFSSDRTIREYAKDIWSLPPVSVVACCQ; encoded by the coding sequence ATGCCCGCTCCTAAAAAAACCAAGTCCACGGCTGCCTCCTCAACCGCTCCCATCGCTACGGCGAACGGGGCCTCATCGCCCCCCTCGAGTCGAGTCGCCGACACACCGGTTTCATCCTTGAGCCAAGCGATCGTTCGCAACCTGAATTTCACCCTAGCGCGCGATCACACCACGGCCACTCCGCGCGATTGGTGGATCGCCACCTCCCTGGCCGTTCGCGAACACATTCTCGCCCGCCTCATCCGCACCCAAGGCGAACACAACAAACACAACGCGCGCCGTCTTTATTATTTCTCGCTCGAGTACCTGATGGGCCGCCTCTTTGAGAACAATCTCTACAACACCGGCCTTTACGACGAAGCCCGCGCTTCACTCAAAGACCTCGGCGTTGACTGGGAGTCAGTTCGCGAGAGCGAAGTGGACATGGGTCTAGGCAACGGTGGCCTTGGCCGCTTGGCTGCATGCTTCCTAGACTCGCTCGCCACCTTGGACCTGCCCGCCATCGGCTACGGCATCCATTATGAATTCGGCCTGTTCAAGCAGGAGTTCGTCAATGGCCACCAAGTCGAGCATCCCGACAACTGGATGATGTTCGGTACCCCGTGGGAAGTGGTACGCGCTGAATACACCACCGAGGTTAAGATTTACGGCCGGGTCGAGCACGTGTTTGACGACCACGGCAACTCCCGTCCCCGCTGGGTCGATACGAAAACTATTTTGGGCGTCCCGTACGACATTCCGATCGCCGGCTACGGCACGGCAACGGTCAACCTGCTCCGCTTGTGGGCATCGCGTTCGACCGAGGAGTTCGATTTGGTCGCCTTCAACAGCGGCGGTTATGTCGATGCCGTGCGCGAAAAGGCCATCGGCGAAACCGTCTCGAAGGTCCTTTACCCGAATGACAAGACCGAAAACGGCAAGGAGCTGCGCCTCGTTCAGCAGTACTTCTTTGTCTCGTGCTCGCTTCGCGACATCATCCGCCGTCACTTCCGCCTCCCCGGCAACTCCTGGGCTAACTTCGACGCCAAAGTCGCCGTGCAGCTCAACGACACGCACCCTGCGGTCGCGGTGCCCGAACTGCTACGCATCCTCATCGACGAGAATAACTTCACGTGGGAAAACGCATGGGAAATTGTGGTCAAAACCTTCGGCTACACCAACCACACGCTGCTCCCTGAGGCGCTGGAGCGTTGGGGCGTGCCTCTTTTCACCCGCGTGCTGCCCCGGCACACGCAAATCATCTTCGAGATCAACCGTCGTCTCATGGAAAAGGTCGAGGCCAAGTGGCCCGGCGATAACTCGAAGAAGGCCATTCTCTCGCTGGTTGAAGAAGGTGGTGCCAAATCCTTCCGCATGGCGAACCTCGCCGTCGTCGGCTCGCACGCGGTCAACGGCGTTGCAGCCCTGCACACCGAGTTGCTCAAAAAGGACCTCTTCCCTGATTTCGATGCGCTCTATCCGGGCAAGTTCCAGAACAAGACCAACGGCATCACCCCGCGCCGCTGGCTGCTCGATTGCAACCCCCGCCTCTCCGGGCTGATCACCGAGAAACTCGGCTCGCCCTTGGTGTGGGCCCGCGACCTCGATGTGCTACGCGGATTGGAGAAGTTCGCCGACCAGGCCGACTTCCAAAAGGAGTTCATGGCGATCAAGCGCGCCAACAAACAAGACCTCGCCGCGGTGATTCACGACCAGTGCGGTGTGGTCGTCTCTCCGGACGCGCTCTTCGACGTCCAGATCAAGCGCCTGCATGAATATAAACGACAGCACCTCAACCTGCTGCACATCATCACCCTTTACCGCCGCTTGTTGCAAAATCCGTCCCTCGATATCGTCCCCCGCGTGTTCATTTTTGGCGCAAAAGCAGCCCCCGGCTACGACCTCGCCAAGAACATCATCCGTGCGATCAACGTTATCGGCGACCGCATCAATCGTGACGTGCGTATCAAGGACAAACTCAAGGTGGTTTTCCTGCCCAACTACCGGGTTTCCCTGGCTGAGCGCATCATCCCTGCCGCAGACCTTTCCGAGCAGATTTCGACTGCTGGCAAAGAGGCGTCCGGTACGGGTAACATGAAGCTCGCCCTCAACGGCGCGCTCACCATCGGCACCCTTGACGGCGCCAATGTTGAAATCGGCGAAGAGGTGGGCGAAGACAACATCTTCATCTTCGGCTTGAAGGTGCCTGATGTGGAGGCGCTCGACGCCAAGGGTTATAACCCGTGGAACTACTACGGGGACGACGAGGAATTGCGCGCGGTCATCGATTGGCTCGGCTCCGAGTACTTCACGCCCGGCGAGAGCCATGCGTTCGGTTCGCTCCACCACAGCCTGCTCGATGGTGGCGATCCCTACAAGGTGCTCGCCGATTATCGCACCTACGTCCAAGCCCACGAACGCGTGGACGCGGCTTACCGCGACAAGTCACGTTGGGCCAAGATGGCGATTCTTAACACCGCACGCGTCGGTAAGTTCTCCAGCGATCGCACCATCCGCGAATACGCCAAGGACATCTGGAGCCTGCCGCCCGTTTCGGTCGTCGCCTGCTGCCAATAA
- the mutL gene encoding DNA mismatch repair endonuclease MutL has product MAKVRILSDRVANQIAAGEVIERPAAVVKELVENAIDAGATRVEVEFRHGGRSLMRIEDNGHGMSRDDALLALERHATSKINEADDLNRLASFGFRGEALPSIASVSRFTLQTREAAADVGSEILVNGGKFVHVHDCGRPVGTRIEVAQLFNSVPARRKFLKTDATEAAHIITGVRLYALAFPKVAFTLIEDGRVIFRSPECVDLMGRVAEIFGRQLAGELMPIDVAENGMRLSGLIGRPGAGRSTRHEMITFINQRPVDTKAINYALIESYHESLPKGRYPLAFVFFEIDPAAVDVNVHPSKREVRFRSETQVRGFIIRAVLARLRDWADSASRPAFNAAVEVDSPQAATRPPAATEAKPLPSGLQRLATPLIALPQPPRAAVAPSAPQPSAPLPQLRAQPEVARATPPAASSGPSLGATAGPKPSAPLAPATTTAVGGWRFLGVAHGTYALFETRAGLVLLDRRAAHERIWFERLQAQFRDGSVPSQRLLLPVPMELDPIASALLLDRLEFLNGHGFEVVEFGRNFFRIEGMPAWMAPGDAEPFVRELLGALRDGRLQESQIDVARDQLARLAAARAVRLGETVSEAAMLSLVGQLFACRAPLTSPGGTPTHIELSQGDLARRFQR; this is encoded by the coding sequence ATGGCCAAAGTTCGCATCCTCTCCGACCGCGTCGCCAATCAGATCGCCGCGGGCGAGGTGATTGAGCGCCCTGCAGCGGTAGTGAAGGAGCTCGTCGAGAATGCCATCGACGCCGGTGCCACCCGCGTCGAAGTCGAGTTTCGCCACGGCGGACGTTCGCTCATGCGAATCGAGGATAATGGCCACGGCATGTCGCGCGACGACGCCCTGCTCGCCCTTGAGCGCCATGCCACGAGCAAGATCAACGAGGCTGACGACCTGAACCGCCTGGCGAGTTTTGGCTTTCGCGGCGAAGCCTTGCCCTCGATCGCCAGCGTATCCCGCTTCACGTTACAGACCCGCGAAGCCGCCGCCGACGTCGGCTCGGAGATTTTGGTTAACGGCGGCAAGTTCGTGCATGTCCACGACTGCGGACGCCCCGTCGGCACGCGAATCGAAGTCGCGCAGTTGTTCAACTCCGTGCCCGCGCGGCGCAAATTCCTCAAAACCGACGCCACCGAGGCGGCGCACATCATCACCGGCGTGCGCCTCTACGCCTTGGCGTTTCCCAAGGTGGCGTTCACCTTGATCGAGGACGGTCGGGTGATTTTCCGCTCGCCGGAGTGCGTTGATTTGATGGGCCGAGTGGCGGAGATTTTCGGCCGGCAATTGGCGGGAGAACTCATGCCCATCGACGTTGCGGAAAACGGCATGCGCTTGAGCGGCCTGATCGGTCGCCCGGGAGCGGGCCGCTCGACCCGCCACGAGATGATCACCTTCATCAATCAGCGTCCCGTGGATACGAAGGCGATCAACTACGCTCTCATTGAGAGCTACCACGAATCGTTGCCCAAGGGGCGTTACCCGCTGGCGTTTGTTTTTTTCGAAATCGATCCGGCCGCGGTCGATGTGAACGTACACCCGTCGAAGCGTGAAGTACGCTTCCGCTCGGAGACGCAGGTGCGGGGATTTATTATCCGCGCAGTGCTGGCCCGACTACGCGATTGGGCTGACTCTGCCTCGCGGCCGGCGTTCAATGCGGCAGTGGAGGTGGATTCACCGCAAGCCGCGACTCGCCCGCCAGCAGCAACCGAGGCAAAGCCGCTGCCGTCGGGACTTCAGCGACTCGCCACCCCGCTTATAGCGCTGCCGCAACCGCCGCGTGCGGCGGTTGCCCCAAGCGCACCGCAACCCAGCGCCCCTTTGCCACAGCTGCGCGCCCAGCCCGAGGTTGCACGCGCAACCCCGCCTGCTGCTAGCAGCGGGCCGAGCCTCGGCGCGACTGCGGGCCCCAAACCCTCAGCGCCGCTGGCACCCGCCACGACCACGGCCGTGGGCGGTTGGCGCTTTTTAGGGGTGGCCCACGGTACCTACGCCCTGTTCGAGACGCGCGCGGGTTTGGTTTTGCTCGACCGCCGGGCGGCGCACGAACGCATTTGGTTCGAGCGCCTGCAGGCGCAGTTCCGCGACGGCTCGGTGCCCAGTCAACGGCTGCTGCTGCCGGTACCGATGGAACTCGACCCCATTGCCAGCGCGCTACTGCTGGACCGCTTGGAGTTTCTCAACGGCCACGGCTTCGAGGTCGTTGAGTTCGGCCGCAATTTTTTCCGCATCGAGGGAATGCCTGCGTGGATGGCGCCGGGGGACGCCGAGCCCTTTGTGCGCGAGCTGCTCGGTGCGTTACGCGACGGCCGCCTGCAGGAGAGCCAAATCGACGTGGCGCGCGATCAACTCGCCCGCCTTGCCGCAGCCCGCGCGGTCCGGCTTGGCGAAACCGTCAGCGAAGCCGCCATGCTCTCACTGGTCGGACAACTGTTCGCCTGCCGCGCCCCGCTGACCAGTCCGGGCGGCACGCCGACGCACATCGAATTAAGCCAAGGCGATTTAGCTCGCCGTTTTCAGCGCTAA
- the argH gene encoding argininosuccinate lyase: MAKKSQATWGGRFTAGPAELMLKFSESVSFDHRLAPFDIAGSKAHSAMLAHVGLITAKERDAIHRGLDAILAQIAAGKFTWSTQLEDVHMNIEQALTQSVPAAAKLHTARSRNDQVATDMRLWFKHACAVLSDKILGAQRAILSVAQSDGDVLIPGYTHLQRAQPVFLAHHLFAYLEMLERDRERLAVVADHANWCPLGSGAIAGTTLPIDREFTATQLGFVDAKGRPRVTQNSMDTVADRDLFIEFANACALFGVHMSRIAEDLIIWSSVEFKFIDLPDTFCTGSSLMPQKKNPDSCELLRGKSARLQGNLHTLLTLAKGLPLTYNRDLQEDKPPVFDSFDQTGLCADVLAGTIAGLTVFRPRCAEAVADPALLATDLADYLVDRGVPFREAHHAVGSVVKLAETLKLPLDKLPTAEVKKIHPGYGDDWAVVFDLQRAMAKRRGTGMPGPAQVKKQFTRWQKLLS; this comes from the coding sequence ATGGCGAAGAAATCTCAAGCGACTTGGGGCGGGCGTTTCACCGCCGGCCCCGCGGAATTGATGCTCAAGTTCAGCGAGTCTGTCTCGTTTGACCACCGGCTCGCGCCGTTCGACATCGCAGGCAGCAAGGCCCACTCGGCGATGCTGGCGCACGTCGGCCTCATCACCGCCAAGGAGCGCGACGCCATCCATCGCGGCCTCGACGCCATTCTCGCGCAAATCGCCGCGGGTAAATTCACCTGGAGCACCCAGCTCGAAGACGTTCACATGAACATCGAGCAGGCGCTCACCCAAAGCGTTCCGGCCGCCGCCAAACTCCACACCGCCCGCAGTCGCAACGACCAAGTCGCCACCGACATGCGCCTCTGGTTCAAACACGCCTGCGCAGTCCTTTCCGACAAAATCCTAGGTGCCCAGCGTGCCATCCTTTCGGTGGCCCAGAGCGATGGCGATGTACTCATCCCCGGCTACACCCACTTGCAGCGCGCCCAGCCCGTCTTTTTGGCGCACCACCTGTTTGCTTATTTGGAAATGCTGGAGCGCGACCGCGAACGCCTCGCCGTCGTGGCCGATCACGCCAACTGGTGCCCGCTCGGGTCGGGCGCCATCGCCGGCACCACCCTGCCGATTGATCGCGAGTTCACCGCCACCCAGCTCGGCTTTGTCGATGCCAAGGGCCGCCCGCGCGTCACCCAAAACTCCATGGACACCGTCGCCGACCGCGACCTGTTCATCGAGTTTGCCAACGCCTGCGCACTCTTCGGCGTGCACATGTCGCGCATCGCCGAGGATCTCATCATCTGGTCGAGCGTGGAGTTTAAGTTCATCGATTTGCCGGACACCTTTTGCACGGGCTCCTCGCTCATGCCGCAGAAGAAAAACCCCGATTCGTGCGAACTGCTGCGCGGCAAATCGGCCCGCCTTCAGGGTAACCTCCACACGCTGCTCACCCTCGCGAAAGGCCTTCCGCTCACCTACAACCGCGACCTGCAGGAGGATAAACCGCCGGTGTTCGACAGCTTTGACCAGACTGGGCTTTGCGCCGACGTGCTAGCCGGTACAATCGCCGGCCTAACGGTTTTCCGCCCGCGCTGCGCCGAGGCAGTGGCCGATCCGGCACTGCTCGCCACCGATCTCGCCGACTATTTGGTCGATCGCGGAGTGCCTTTCCGTGAGGCGCACCACGCCGTCGGCTCGGTCGTGAAACTCGCCGAAACCCTCAAGCTGCCGCTGGACAAGTTGCCCACCGCCGAGGTGAAGAAAATCCACCCCGGTTACGGCGACGATTGGGCCGTGGTGTTTGATCTGCAGCGCGCCATGGCCAAACGCCGCGGCACCGGAATGCCCGGCCCGGCGCAGGTGAAGAAACAATTCACCCGCTGGCAGAAGCTCTTGAGCTGA
- a CDS encoding DUF4338 domain-containing protein, whose translation MQVLDSPELNARAQGLLEEHHYLGAVRPVGERLLYAVSDAQGTWVAVQVFAAAALHLRGREAWIGWSGEQRRRRLALVVNNVRFLLLPKPAVSNLGSAVLSRVLGRLSADWQARYQHPVLVVETFVAPERFTGSVYKASGWTELGQTKGNTRKSRDYYEHHAKPKRLFVRELEPRARRALQAGQIKPSLAAVEAKVPVRSTLKVPDLISLAEAFRQVPEYRAYIGAYPLHALLAITAAAYLAGAPRGQRDLAAFARRLSSSQRQALGVIRRRGKYGAPSQPTFSRLFARVQAAPIEEVLLAHQRQVRGEPPDSEIVVIDGKVPKHSGGQNVVTAVTSPSLFYLGSEVVAEKSNEIPAARALCERPIWSTNSCALTPCIPRRTPRGRSYWSTAATTCSPSKAISPACRKS comes from the coding sequence GTGCAGGTGCTAGACAGCCCTGAGTTAAACGCCCGAGCGCAGGGGCTGCTTGAGGAGCATCACTATCTGGGCGCAGTAAGGCCGGTGGGCGAGCGGCTGCTGTACGCGGTGAGCGATGCGCAGGGCACCTGGGTGGCGGTGCAGGTGTTTGCTGCGGCGGCGTTGCACCTGCGAGGGAGGGAGGCGTGGATTGGCTGGAGCGGCGAACAACGTCGACGCCGACTGGCGCTGGTGGTTAACAACGTGCGTTTTCTGCTGCTGCCCAAGCCGGCGGTGTCCAACTTGGGCTCGGCGGTATTGAGCCGGGTGCTCGGCCGGCTCAGCGCCGACTGGCAAGCGCGTTACCAGCATCCCGTGCTTGTGGTCGAAACCTTCGTCGCCCCCGAGCGTTTTACGGGAAGTGTATACAAGGCATCCGGGTGGACCGAGTTGGGCCAGACCAAGGGCAACACGCGTAAGTCGCGCGATTACTACGAGCACCACGCCAAGCCCAAGCGGCTGTTTGTGCGCGAGCTGGAGCCCCGGGCCCGGCGAGCTCTTCAGGCAGGGCAAATCAAACCCTCGCTAGCTGCGGTGGAGGCGAAAGTTCCGGTGCGAAGTACCCTGAAGGTCCCCGATTTAATCAGCCTGGCGGAGGCCTTCCGGCAAGTGCCTGAATACCGCGCCTACATCGGGGCCTATCCCTTGCACGCGCTGCTGGCGATCACGGCGGCGGCCTATCTGGCCGGAGCGCCACGCGGCCAACGTGACCTGGCCGCCTTCGCCCGCCGACTCTCCTCCAGCCAACGCCAAGCCCTCGGGGTGATCCGCCGCCGCGGCAAATACGGGGCACCCAGCCAGCCCACCTTTAGCCGGCTGTTCGCCCGTGTGCAGGCCGCGCCTATCGAGGAGGTTTTGCTCGCTCACCAACGTCAGGTGCGAGGCGAGCCCCCCGACAGCGAGATCGTGGTCATCGACGGCAAAGTCCCCAAGCACAGCGGCGGACAAAACGTCGTGACCGCAGTGACCTCGCCGAGCCTGTTCTATCTGGGCAGCGAGGTCGTCGCCGAAAAAAGCAACGAGATCCCCGCCGCCCGCGCCCTGTGCGAGAGGCCGATTTGGTCGACAAACTCGTGCGCCTTGACGCCCTGCATACCCAGGCGGACACCGCGCGGGCGATCGTACTGGAGCACGGCGGCGACTACCTGTTCACCGTCAAAGGCAATCAGCCCGGCCTGCAGAAAATCGTAG
- the ltrA gene encoding group II intron reverse transcriptase/maturase: protein MSSVTETTDESSRYLNGEACKDRKRQSRKDVGPKSLISDQHVGGVSGGGGVGKVVRLSGETCGGGASCDASTTGTSAAKPRKAGRAVAGVGDLHSSDDLADIKTAGERREGTCSHASQSGKGPDDGWGDELWIKTSPKVRKLQRVLYRKAKAEPHWRFYSLYGELYRQDILSDALDQVIANDGVPGVDGFEVETLAKNEAYRAAWLLALAEEMRTKTYRPSPVLRVYIWKDQARTKRRALGIPTVKDRVVQSAAVIVLQPILEADFHDHSYAYRPKRRTHQAMDKVKEAMLSGKVEVVDADLSSYFDMIPHRELLQLVAKRVSDGSVLRLIKTWLRAPIVEEDRDTGCRKVSANRCGTPQGGVISPLLANLYLNDLDHAVNEKCEQKPTMVRYADDLLILCKPGQGAGLQTRLKRWLEARKLKLNEEKTRLVDTRKEGFEFLGFSVAWRQGMKSKRRYPHVEPSAKSLAKLRDKVRMELDVRTRNQPAVAVVRKVNQITRGWATAFHYGNSTHVFSNQQVFVRNRLRRWLWRKYSRTHGLFEFFTDDRLHGQYKLWHWPLTAAWKQ, encoded by the coding sequence ATGAGCTCCGTTACCGAAACAACCGACGAGTCCAGCCGCTACCTGAACGGTGAAGCCTGCAAGGATCGGAAAAGGCAGTCTCGCAAAGACGTAGGACCTAAATCGTTGATTTCCGATCAACACGTCGGCGGAGTCAGCGGGGGCGGCGGGGTGGGAAAGGTCGTTAGGTTAAGTGGTGAGACCTGCGGCGGTGGGGCGTCTTGCGATGCCTCAACCACCGGCACAAGCGCGGCAAAACCTCGTAAGGCCGGACGGGCCGTGGCAGGAGTCGGAGACCTCCATAGTAGTGATGATCTAGCGGACATTAAAACCGCCGGGGAGCGAAGGGAGGGCACTTGTTCCCACGCATCACAGAGCGGCAAAGGACCCGACGATGGCTGGGGTGATGAACTCTGGATAAAAACGTCACCGAAGGTTCGGAAGCTGCAACGTGTGCTATATCGGAAAGCAAAAGCGGAGCCGCATTGGCGGTTCTATAGTTTGTATGGAGAGCTGTATCGGCAGGACATTCTGTCGGATGCGCTCGATCAGGTGATCGCCAATGACGGCGTGCCGGGAGTGGACGGGTTCGAGGTGGAAACGCTCGCAAAGAACGAAGCCTATCGGGCGGCATGGCTGCTTGCGCTGGCGGAGGAAATGCGAACGAAAACCTACCGACCCAGTCCGGTCCTGCGCGTCTATATATGGAAGGATCAGGCCAGGACCAAACGTCGTGCGCTGGGCATCCCTACGGTGAAAGACCGGGTGGTGCAAAGCGCGGCGGTGATCGTGTTGCAGCCAATCCTAGAGGCGGACTTCCATGACCATTCCTACGCCTACCGGCCGAAACGTCGGACCCATCAGGCGATGGATAAGGTCAAGGAAGCCATGCTGAGCGGAAAGGTGGAGGTGGTGGACGCGGATTTATCGAGCTACTTCGATATGATCCCGCACCGCGAACTCCTGCAATTGGTGGCCAAACGGGTGAGCGATGGGAGCGTGTTGCGTTTAATAAAAACGTGGCTGCGCGCACCCATCGTGGAAGAGGACCGGGACACGGGGTGCCGCAAGGTGAGCGCGAACCGGTGTGGCACGCCACAAGGCGGAGTTATATCGCCTCTGCTGGCGAACCTCTACCTCAACGACCTCGATCATGCGGTGAATGAGAAGTGCGAACAAAAGCCGACGATGGTGCGTTACGCCGACGACCTCCTGATCCTGTGCAAACCGGGTCAAGGGGCGGGGCTGCAAACGCGACTGAAACGGTGGCTGGAGGCACGTAAGTTAAAGCTCAACGAAGAGAAAACCCGACTGGTGGATACACGAAAGGAAGGCTTTGAGTTCCTCGGTTTTTCCGTCGCATGGCGGCAAGGCATGAAGAGCAAACGAAGGTATCCGCACGTGGAACCCAGTGCGAAAAGTCTGGCCAAGTTACGCGACAAAGTGCGGATGGAGCTAGATGTGCGAACGCGCAACCAACCGGCGGTGGCGGTGGTCCGCAAGGTCAACCAAATCACTCGCGGTTGGGCGACGGCGTTTCATTACGGCAACAGCACGCACGTGTTTAGTAACCAGCAGGTCTTTGTTCGTAACCGGCTACGCCGATGGCTGTGGCGAAAGTATAGCCGCACCCACGGACTCTTCGAGTTCTTCACCGACGACCGTTTGCATGGTCAATACAAACTATGGCACTGGCCGCTTACGGCGGCTTGGAAGCAATGA
- a CDS encoding transposase: MKTGNKISSGVKLSSNESIVYPSGDFFSTPARSDFGDFLLQLQRFWRSHPEIEVAMTADLDAHAMAEKRERRKDREFELAQTEALFAVPASGTAEKTQAEFLAAGRPRTPAVVVFITAMATGYLGSQYSACPRMVLLESASLRTLLDDLGYTLPAPNTVGPLINRLSESTLALIHRAQLADILAEGLDSFTDITLDSTAIKASSCWPTDSGIIYRLFERAYRMGGKLDQVGLNSLQDGFKDHWLEELRKSARAIALLGGGPRRAQKLRLLYDQFYQIACKLGGKLLTQVEAAEAEANVKLAKLRPSKRRIAEDLLDCIHGDVVAVITTIQQSIARVHDGVKTKSRERVLSLADRSAAFIEKGGREPVIGYKPQLARSRGGFVTALILDAGNVADCKQLVPLLIQNIANTGLVPASANVDDGYSSAEGLAQAYELKVAKVSISGAKGRALLGEELWNHQDYITLRAERSAIESLMFTLKFNHGFGRPGRRGLAAVRSELTLKILAHNFDRMILVRARRSQEKPLPLAA; encoded by the coding sequence ATGAAAACAGGAAACAAAATAAGTAGCGGCGTTAAATTATCAAGTAACGAATCGATCGTTTATCCCTCCGGCGACTTCTTTTCAACCCCGGCGCGCAGTGATTTTGGTGATTTCTTACTGCAATTACAGCGCTTTTGGCGGTCCCACCCCGAAATCGAAGTGGCCATGACCGCCGATCTCGACGCCCACGCCATGGCGGAAAAGCGCGAACGGCGGAAGGACCGGGAGTTCGAACTGGCGCAGACCGAGGCGTTGTTCGCCGTGCCGGCGTCAGGCACGGCGGAAAAAACGCAAGCCGAGTTCCTCGCCGCAGGGCGTCCGCGCACCCCCGCTGTTGTGGTTTTTATCACGGCCATGGCCACCGGTTACTTGGGGTCGCAATACAGTGCCTGCCCCCGGATGGTGCTGCTTGAATCGGCATCGTTGCGCACCTTGCTCGATGATTTGGGGTACACGCTGCCTGCACCTAATACCGTTGGCCCCCTGATAAATCGCCTGAGTGAGAGTACTCTCGCCCTGATCCACCGGGCCCAATTGGCCGATATTTTGGCCGAAGGGCTCGATTCGTTTACCGATATCACCCTGGACAGCACGGCGATCAAGGCATCCAGTTGCTGGCCAACAGACTCCGGTATCATTTACCGCCTCTTTGAGCGAGCCTACCGCATGGGCGGCAAGCTCGACCAGGTCGGGCTTAACTCGCTGCAGGATGGCTTCAAAGACCACTGGCTGGAGGAGTTGCGAAAGAGCGCCCGCGCCATCGCCCTGCTGGGTGGTGGTCCCCGCCGAGCCCAAAAACTCCGGCTGCTCTACGACCAGTTTTACCAAATCGCCTGCAAGTTGGGCGGCAAGTTGCTCACCCAAGTAGAAGCCGCAGAGGCCGAAGCAAATGTTAAACTGGCCAAGCTGCGGCCCTCCAAGCGCCGGATCGCGGAAGACCTACTGGACTGCATCCACGGGGACGTGGTCGCGGTGATTACGACGATCCAGCAAAGCATTGCGCGGGTGCATGATGGGGTGAAGACCAAGTCGAGGGAAAGGGTCCTCAGCCTGGCCGATCGCAGTGCTGCTTTTATTGAAAAAGGCGGGCGGGAACCGGTGATTGGCTACAAGCCGCAATTGGCCCGCAGCCGCGGCGGTTTTGTCACCGCGCTGATTCTCGACGCGGGCAACGTGGCTGATTGCAAGCAACTGGTGCCCCTGCTGATCCAGAATATCGCCAACACGGGCCTGGTGCCGGCGAGCGCGAACGTCGACGACGGCTACTCCAGCGCCGAAGGGCTGGCGCAGGCATACGAGCTGAAGGTGGCCAAGGTGAGCATCTCCGGCGCCAAGGGGCGCGCCTTGCTCGGCGAGGAACTGTGGAACCACCAGGATTATATCACGCTTCGCGCCGAGCGCAGCGCGATCGAGTCGCTGATGTTTACGCTCAAGTTCAACCACGGGTTCGGCCGGCCGGGTCGTCGCGGGTTGGCGGCGGTGCGCAGCGAACTGACCCTGAAGATCCTCGCGCACAACTTTGACCGGATGATTTTGGTGCGCGCCAGAAGGTCTCAGGAAAAGCCGCTGCCCTTGGCGGCCTGA